From the genome of Polypterus senegalus isolate Bchr_013 chromosome 8, ASM1683550v1, whole genome shotgun sequence:
CGGCGCAGCAATTGGCACTTATCAGGGTGTAGCTTAAGTCCTGCTTCTCGCAATTTCGCTAGTATGGTTCTAAGGGAGTGCAAAGCAGTTTCAAACATGGATCCATGTGCCATCACATCGTCCAAATATACCAGGCATCTGGAACGAGGGATGCCCGAGAGGACACGGTCCATTAGCCGTTCAAAAGTTGCTGGCGCATTGCACAATCCGAAAGGGAGCACTCGAAACTGCCAAAACCCACACCCGgttgaaaatgcagttttttccttGGCTTCCGGGGTAACTGCACCTGCCAATAGCCGCTTCTCAAATCTAGCATGGAGAACCAACACGATCCAGACACCAGATCAAGGGCCTCGTCGATTTTAGGAAGCGGATACGAATCTTTTCGCGTAACTGCATTCAACCGGCGGTAGTCGACACAGAAACGCCATTctcctgatttctttttaacTAAAACAACAGGGGAGCACCAAGGAGAATCTGATGGTTCAATAATGCCAGAATTCAGCATCTCAAGTACCAACCGATCTGCCTCGATCTGTCGTGCCAGGGGAATGAGCCGCGGATGTTGTTTGATCGGGTGCACATCTCCCATGTCGATGTGATGGTGAACGAGGTGAGTTCGCCTGATGTCCTTAGAAGAGGTAGCGAAGCAGTCTCCAAATTCCTCCAATACATCCTTAAGTTGTTGTCGCTGAGGTTCCTTTAATCCCTGGCAGCTTCTTTCCCAAAGGTCTTCCAGGATATCGTTCCATTGCCCACCGTTATTGTTCACAGGGGTGGGGGAAGCTCCCAGTTGATTGACAGAGTGGGGAGGTGGTCCCGACTGAAACTGACAGCCCATCAATTTACAGGGTGCACTGCCAGGTATTAATAGAGTCCCGTGGCCAAAGTCAATCTGTGCCTGGGTTTTAGTCAAAAAGTCTACACCCAAGATGCAAGCGTCTTTAATTTTTGCTACCCAAACAGGGAATGTCCAAACATGTCCTCCTATTCTTAGAAGAGCGGTGGTCCGGCCCTCCATCACAGCATGCTCCCCCGTGGCAGTAACAAATTGGCCGGGAATGGCTTGTAGGGAACAGTTTTTAGGTAGCAGATCACATCGCACTACAGTAGACGTAGCCCCGGTATCTATCAAAGCCTTCACATCAGTGTCCCAAATTCGAATAGGCAAATGACAATAATCTCCACAGTCCAGCTGTCCCACCGGGATCACCGAGTCGTCCCAGCCCGCATTTGTTGTTGGTTGCAGCGGGACTACTAAAGGGTCCGGAAATGTCCCGCTTACTCCGAACCCTGGCCGTTTCCCGACATTTCTCTGGAGCCCAGAATAGTTGCTGGACGGAAAGGACAAAATCGACGAAGATGCCCGGGTTGGCCACAGTGCCAGCAAGTAGGTGGTGTAGCGGCCGTAGCTGATGTTCTCATAAGGTTTGGTCCCACCGGGGGAGTTCCTCCTGAGGGTTCCTCTCCCAGACACAACACATAGTCGCGCGGTGGCTGGCGGCACATCCTTTCCCTCTCCCTCTCCCGACCCTCTGTACAAGTCGATTCCCCCTCACATACCAATTCAAACTCTACAGCCCGCTTCTAGAGTTGCTGGTCGGGCAAGTTGAGCGTGGTGGCGCAACGCTTTAGGTTCAAGTCCACGGAGAAATGCGTCACGTGCCAATTCGTCCCGGACCCTGTGGGGGAAATGTGCATAGGCTCGCCCCACCAGTCCCTGCACTTCTGCGGCAAATGTTCCTAGACGTTCTCCAAACCTCCGAGTTCGTTCGTGCAGTTGCCTTTGCAGTCCTAATATGGTTTCTGTCCTCCCAAAACGACGCTCAATGGCCTTTAAAAGCAGCCCTAAGTCTGTTAAATCCTCCCGCGGAACATCCTCAAGGATTTGCAAAGCCTCCCCTTCCAACGCCGCCACCAACTGCACTGCTCTTTCCTTGACTCCCCACTTATTCGCCTCTGCAACAACTTCAAACCTGTTCCAAAAGGCTTCCCAGCTGCCCGTCCGTCGAAGGCGTCCGGTTTCAACCTTGGTAAATCATGCCTTTCCCTCGCGCCTCTCGGTTCTTCATGTTTGACCTCGGGTTCTTCTTTGCACTGCAGTAACCACCAAGGTGAAGGGGGAAATTCTTTGTCTGCCATTTTCACGTCCTCTGTTTCTTGCAACAGCCGTCTCAATGGGATGCCTCGTCCCGCTTCTGAGACCagtgtaatatcccttcccagacgggcaaATAAATCTTGCAGGCAAGTGGCGgcaattaattgtttttattaactCTCCTTCCTACTTTTTTAACAAACCGAGCAACAACAATGTAGTCAggacaagaaaacagaaaaaaaccagcAAAACACACCCCACAACAAAAAAACCCAACCCACATACAAGCACCCCACCCTTCCCAGCACCCCAGAGGCTCTTTTATTAAGAGTGGCAGTTGTTTCTGCccgccccccccttttttttcttttaactatttataattaaacactCTGCCCAGTGGAACTTTCTTTCCCAGatcgttacaatatatatatacagtatatagtacctgccaaataatacaaagagtacacagcatgtgtttcgccctaattggggcttatcaggtgtgcacacaAGATTCATCTTACGGTGATCGAACCttggacatcaacgttacgccacaaaggctgattcgtttattttgcaggatgaatattttcattatggtcaacgaatgtggaactaaaataaataaaccataatgTCAAGTTGTGCTGCATGCACAGTTCCTATTGAGCTGTGcagaaaagtggattttttttgtttttaatgttttttttttatttagcgcATGCagtgtgtgtcactacctggtcCGCGTAGACATAGAATTAGTAgatgccacatgaccagcagcattgcATGTCAATGTCaccaccatattgcgagtggcactgctgtggagtgaagtaatggataaagatgcctctcGCATGTGCTgattgggattgtacaaaccgctgtacgctccaaacaaGATCACAGGGGACTACATTTCATAgataaggctgaacaattgttttggttatatttggccattagaaaatcccatttcataatcttaactttagctatgccaggctaagatagcaaagctatgcatttatgtgttcAAGTGAGCAtccaaacaatgttttggctaaatgtatttagtcactaactatgtagattgttgttagctgttaacatttctcaaactttgaaggtttcccaaagaaatccacctcacgaagcagtgggaggtcaggtagcccttagacgagATTTTGAGAAAGCCGTCATGTGATGCgcgccgtgctagtttggtaacagatgctgtaccggcatcatatgatcaaagctaccactcgctcatattaaaaaacaaaggaggtttgatgattccttctgagggtacagtgaaggtggtcaaagtagccgAGTGTGTTACCCGACAGTCAACATTAggacaagctgtcagtgtatctttgatcaatcagtttgttttggctgagattggttcagatgtgtttattctcaaggagcacatcgaggaaacacagtttgaatttgacaaccatcattttatgctcatgtctttagtggtgtctgtcttccacaaactaaggctgcaccatattgacagacagaatactctcaaattacagagcgGCAACACATGGAAAAAGCTATGTAGGACAGTTCTGTTtaaaggattttagatcctatcctgtatatatttaagtaaccacattttgtgtgtgtttgagagagaaagagattgagagagaaatgagtaaaatgttttcagaaattattaagccaatttgtatacaataaaattgtttatttttgtcattgagtgtatcatttcactgttaaaagaaagaccagactgccagttgcatccttactattttgactttcagacattggtcaagtttttgtctcaataataataataataataataataataataataataataataataataataatacattttatttaataggcgcctttcttagcactcaaggtcaccttacaataaaattaaacaacataagtaaaattaaaacaagagaatgataaatcaaaaagcaatagttagcaaacaaacaaagataactggcagtaacagtgcaaaattcacaattggtatgccagtttgaaagaTAAGATTTGAGGGCtatttgaaaatgtgttattgaattgagctgacgaatatgagatggaagagaattcccgagatgAGGAGCACactgagagacgctcgagctcccatagcactgagtctgatgtgcggtacagaaagtcgagctgcagatgaggatctgagtgagagagaggagtgtcagtctggaggagatcagtgaggttgtggagagcttgaaatgttaagagcagtgtttagtattgtattctgtaattAACAGGAGCCAGTGAATTTGAGAGAGAGttggtgtgatatgttcagtggatttagaacagcaggttattatcctggcagcagaattttgaagaagttgtaagcgatggatacgtttttgtgggatgccagatagaatagcattacagtaatctatacgtgaggtgactcgggcattaaccaataattcagtactgtgttgcataagaacaggacaaagtctagaaatgtctCAGAGATGGAAGacagcagtccgagaaatgttacttatatgggaggaattatataataataattattattatttaaattttgcaaTATCAGTGTATAAATTCTCCAAAATCTGTTGCATGTAAACGAtattgttttaaacgttattgttttttcatcagaaaacccggtttccacatctacctgtattagtttaaaagtcacttttgacacttgcaatatggcggacgcactgacgtatcgtgtcgactgggaaacacagtgaatgtggcgtctatctatatatgtctatggtgaTAATCATTGATTTTGAATTGATTACCCCACAAACACAAGCCAAATCTTTCCTGCTACTGCAGCTGAGttttgtttaaatcaaatgtttaatttttaatcattttgtaagTGCTTCATGAAACACATGAAGgggcttagctggctacaaacagACAGGTGATGTTCAGACTCCCCAAATAAACTGAGGCTGAACTTGCAGCTTGGGGGGCCCTTGGGGGCTTCGATTGCCTTCTGCTTCTGTAGAGACTTCACAGAGCAAGAAATGGCGCTGTATATTGTACacaattgttatgatttttatcATTTGTAATGGTTCTAAATTATGTGTTTGCATGAGGACACCTGATTAAAAATTCAATTGCAATTAATCTCTCAGTTCAACTTTGTAATGGAAAGTCACTATGTATTAAATGCAATTTGTCATATTTCCTTcaagcaaattaatatttttctttaaaagcagaaataactcagggattactttctaatacaaaagagttttaataatcagttgcctatgtatattaaattattttggtttctttattgaacagttttgtgtaacagaaacaaatgaacaaacagtaCAACACTAATTAGTGAAAGACTCAAAGtcggattaattaattaatacttttGAGCCACACAACAATGCAAAGAAGTTGGAACTTTGATTGGTTATGTCaataattctgtctttaaaatgatatgaagatgaaaaataaaacattacagtaatccctcctcgatcgcgggggttgcgttccagacccccccgcgataggtgaaaatccgcgaagtagaaaccataggtttgtatggttatttttatatattttaagcccttataaactctcccacactgttaacattattagagccctctagacatgaaataacaccctttagtcaaacgtttaaactgtgctccattacaagacagagatgacagttctttctcacaattaaaagaaagcaaatatatcttatcttcaaaggagcaccgtgaagagcagataatgtcagagagagctcgctcgcaaagaaaagcaaacaatcaaaaaatcaatacatgcttttaagtatacagaagcaccgcgataaagcggcattttgtagaagagcgtccgtgtcctctgtgcaaacagcccctctgctcacaccccctccgtcaggcagagagagtgagaaagatagagagaagcaaacaagcaccacgcgggaagtatatcttatagcattgaggagttttagttaatacgtaatacatgctctgattgggtagcttttaagccaaccgccaatagcgtcccttgtatgaaatcaactgggcaatcaaactgaggaagcatgtaacctaaattaaaagacccattgtccgcagaaatccgtgatatatatttagatgtgcttacatttaaaatccgatagagtgaagcgCAAATTAGTTGGAATTGGTTATGTCAATAATTCTGTCATTATTGCtttatatagcgagggattactgtattacatttcTGCCTATTTATTTAGCCAGTTACTTAAGCAGAGTTCAGTTTATTTCCATCAATTGTTTAAGTGATGATATCccagatacaaaaacaaaacttcacaAGCGACCAGTGCTGGGAAACGctacttaaattaaattcattacatTGTTCTTTACTTACAGAATCCTaatctcctccagttcagcacatttcttttcttcacttgtctcgatgggggaaaaaacaaaggGTCAGAATAAATCTGTACGCACACTGCATGTGTTGCTGCTATGATGTGATTTAACTGATCGGTTACTTCACTGCATTTCTCAGTTTGCTATCTGCGCTTTGCTTGGAGCTCGTGATGGACAACACGTTACCTCTGGAAGGACACTATCTCACATTCCAGTCCAAACGGTGAGATGGAATCCTCGTCTCTCAGCAGCCTCGGCCGAGCACTTCAAGCTTAGTGCACTGAGCCCGTTGTCTGAAAGGCGGTAGCGGCGCCCACAGATGGGTTGTCTGCAGTGTGTGAGATGGGGTTTGGCTGAATGTGGAGATGTCAGCTCAGATGTTCTCTTCTACAACGATGGCACACACTGCCTTGTCAATTTTGCTCTCGGGTTGGTCAGCTTAGCTTTCGGCTCAAAAGACCTTGTAAAAGAGGGGTTTCACAGACTTCTGTAAAATGTGCTAACTCGCAGGGTTTGGCCAACAGAAAGCAGAGTGCAGGAGTCACCGTCAGATGACAGGAGATGACAGACAGGTGACTGTAATTAATTCAACGGAGCAAATAATATACAACAATAAAGTAAGCACACTGTAGGTAAACCAAGATAGTGGAATGGAAAGTCTCTTGGGAACAGGAAACCCCTTCTGGTCCAAAGGCGTGACTTTACTAAACtttttgacaataataataataataataataataataataataataataataatatcttctgACGCTGAGGAGacatacaacatttgagacacaatttctgccatttcttttgcttttccagtatTAGCACAGACAGCTGAAGTGACCTCCTCATGATGACACACTGCCAGTGCCTATCAGTCCTAACATATCAAATCcttttgaaattcattctaaaacatGTCTTTGACAGGTTAACATTGCTAGTACCTTATAAAAGATCTCTGAAAGAGCATTTTTCTTGGTGAAAAAAGAAATGCCACCTTTAATTTAACATAACAATTCAGTAATTAACAatttaacaccaaaataaaaatgcaggtattttATAACAATTATATTTTTTGGGTGGTATGCCATGACAAAGCGTTGATAGCCCCCGGTGTAGATCTTCTCCAACGAAGTCCACCTCTGGAGGTGGCACCCAGTCTGAATTCTTTGTGGCCCAGAAGATTCCGATTTGTGAGAATTGTTGGCCACATCCAGTACTGTAATATGTGTAGCAAAGTGaattctgtctttttaattttttttgtatctttcagTTATGAATTTTCCAAAAAGCAATTGTTTGTGTAAACTTAGTGTCATATTTTAGAGTACGCATGCTAATTAATGTGACTCCCCACAGACGGCAGGCACCTTCAGGCGATGGTGGATGCTGTACAGGTAAGTCTGTTCTCTAAAAGTCTTTTctaatttgattttgatttgattattgtaaagtgttttttttatcttttttctgatgaaatgtgtataatatattgtaaatagttctatatgtaatatgtatgttataaaaacaaaattaggcaCATGGTGGAGGCTGTAGGGGCTTTGGTGAGAGCCctgttctttcttttgtttgtggaaaaggaaaaaggatgTAAACTTCTATGTCTCCTccatgttgatttgtttttgacacaACACTAAGTAGGATGGATTTGTGTCAGTTACATGTGCTTACTGTGCAGGCAGGAGTGAACCTcactctttagtcaggacagttCAGTTGTACTTCTCTCCGGTGGGAATTCTGGTGCGTCTCTGAAGTGTACTGCACTGACAGATTTGTTTGCCACGTTCCAAACAGCAATATGTCTTCTCTTTGAGATTCATTTCTTAACAATAGTTTAGTTGCTTACTTTTCAGGACATGATTGAACCTCATTCTTAAGTCCTGAAAGGTTCTTGGTTTTTCTGGACTGATTTTTGAACTGCTactgtttttattctgttgtgaACTTTTGTGTGTCTCTGAAGAATGATGctctgtgaaaactgtttaccacattcattacagcaatatggcttctctccagtgtgaactctcgtGTGTACCTCAAGACGGTgtttttgtgaaaactgtttaccacattcattacagcaatatggcttctctccggtgtgaactctagtgtggtcCTTCAGTTTGCTcatatgtgaaaactgtttaccacattcattacagcaatatggcttctctccggtgtgaactctaGAGTGGTCCTTCAGATAGCTCatatgtgaaaactgtttgccacattcattacagcaatatggcttctctccggtgtgaactctagtgtggtcCTTCAGACTGTTCatatgtgaaaactgtttgccacattcactacagcaatatggcttctctccggtgtgaactctagtgtgtctctgaagattgcGCATgtctgaaaactgtttaccacattcattacaacaATAGGTCTTCTCTTCCGTGTGATCTCTCATGTGTTTCTGAAGAGCACTCTTTTTAGGGAAT
Proteins encoded in this window:
- the LOC120533536 gene encoding zinc finger protein 525-like, with the protein product MLGFVDANIMEKTVNIKEEDCEWESIYLKQESLSIKEEDSELQPVGIKEEHEEKSVSIETHNRTKLDSVKEDNHHDGCQDGVVTRLDSSQSRHCSSPEPSINVKSESLESEPKRAVETTSVRAQKNKRPPSKKSGKRKKDHCCVECGREFPKKSALQKHMRDHTEEKTYCCNECGKQFSDMRNLQRHTRVHTGEKPYCCSECGKQFSHMNSLKDHTRVHTGEKPYCCNECGKQFSHMSYLKDHSRVHTGEKPYCCNECGKQFSHMSKLKDHTRVHTGEKPYCCNECGKQFSQKHRLEVHTRVHTGEKPYCCNECGKQFSQSIILQRHTKVHNRIKTVAVQKSVQKNQEPFRT